The region GCTCCGCCACCCCCTGTAGCACAAAAATCGACGACACGGGCTCTGGAACTTTTCAATCTCAGCAACGTACTCGCCGCCACCACCGTTTAGCAATAAAACGGCTAGCGACGCGAGACGTGGCCTTTGTGATCTACGCTATCGCCGATCTCCCCCTTTCTACCCTCTTCCCTGGCTCCATCTTTCACCCCCTGCAAGCCTGCATTTGGCGCCCGAGAAAACAACCGAGCAGCGACTGTTCAATCCTGCctttaattttatgtattttctttttttttttctatgaataTGATATGAAATATAGGCTTGATTTTGggtgtttcttcttctttttatttttgcgaaGAGTTGGGATTGTAGtatcaaaagaaaataacgaaatggaATTTGAATGAGATAAACAGACTGTAATCTAAATCAatgaatgtatttatttttgcaattttccgATAAGGacaattacatattttattgagTTTGATTAACCAGCACGGAGATCGAACCGATATTGCGGCGTGAACACTTGGTCTcgggttttctttttcgtttcccCCTCCTTTTCATCACCTTCGTCAATTTTATCATCTCGCAATCAGTATTTTCCGAAATATTCCGCTGTTAGGCAGTTGGCACTTTCGGGCCAGTCACAAACTTCCAATTGAGCATTGTATTCCAGACCTTTGGGACATTCTTGTAGAATGGGAACACCGGTTTCGCATTTAAAGAAGGTCCTGCAGTCGACTGGATTAGCGAGACGCTCGACGTATTCACCGTTGACTTTCGGACACTGATCGAAGGCGTAGGCCACTGCCAAAATAGCCAGGGCAAAAAACAAGTGGACAAATGCTGCGGagaggtgaaaaattcgaattaattGAAGGTAATTCGAATAAACTGAGCCAGAAATACGTGCACCTTGAACAACCAGAAAAGTGCGGGATCAATCTCAATGATCCGTTGGTCTAGTTTGTTATGTTGCGAATTCACAAGACAGACCATTTTGTTCGAACGAAGAAATGACATTCTTCGACTGCCACAGAAGAGAAATATAATTAGACTTTTCAACGTCTCGCATGGATCATGAAAACGAACTCACCTTTCATGTTCCTCAGCattcaaaataaaactatTAGATAAGGAGGTGAATGAGGACGCATTATATACGGAAGGCTTGTTGTTTATATACTTTATATACTGAAAGTTTTATTCACTCGATCGACGATATCTTTTTCAAGTACTCAGAGATAAGTGACTATCGGGTTCAgcgataaaataattgatgGAATCACGCTATGTGCAGCTACATCCTAGTCATATCTGAAATCTGAATTTGACGGCCAATCATTTGTCAGTTGACTTCGATTCACGCTACATTCCCAAACAAATTTCTTCAATCTTCAACGCTATCTGGTGATATTCGTTTCATCACTCTTCATCTGCTTATTTTTCTTGACGTTCCGCAATATTTTCCTTCACCTTACTTGTCATACGAGACAACGAGATACCGGAAACTGACTACTCAAAATTACATATTTAGTTCGCGTGCAAATTATTGCTAATGTTAAAATGTAATGAAAGAAGAAGTCTAGTCAGGGAAAAAACAGTCGTGATTTTATAGTGAAAACAGTCCTAACTTTCATACTACCCGTTAGTCGAATTGAACATTCCGATAGCCTAGTTCACGTACTGGAACTTAGACCAACGACTCGATAGATCCCGATCGACGATGACTGTGAGATCAGTTCATGAACGGTTATCGGTTTACTGACAAAATTATCGGTTGGATCTGACATGAAAACTTTGCACTTTGACTACCAATCATTTACGTGTGTTTGACATTCGCGTCATACTTTTCAACAATTTGTCTTGAACTTCAACCCGTTTGGGAATTCCATTCTTTGATCATACCAATTACCCGAGAAAATCACCAGTAAGCAGCTGTTGCTCCTTATCAATCGCAGAGCCCAAAAACGATGCCAGCATTCCTGTAAGGAGTAACACTGCCGTGCATACTCTTTGACTGAATTAGAAGCGCGGCCGCAgctcaaaattcatcacggttTCATTTCTACTGTAATTTTATCCAGtccgtaaaaataatttaccgcAAAAGTGCACCAAAAATAAGACTGCGTCAAATTTTACGGTTTCACAATTTTGGGATCGCAGGTTCTCGTACTTCCATCGATACCGAGACTTATGCCCATTCTATATTAGAttgaaagtaaattgcaaataaataaaacaaatctaCGTCAACCGTCTCAACCTTGTATTCTCGTCCATCGTTATTTCTTATTCTAGTATGACAATGCTAAGAATTGCAATAATGGttatagaaattgaaaattagtaTGAGTCAACTATACGATATTTTGTGGATTCGCTGCACATATTTATTGAT is a window of Neodiprion fabricii isolate iyNeoFabr1 chromosome 6, iyNeoFabr1.1, whole genome shotgun sequence DNA encoding:
- the LOC124185442 gene encoding peritrophin-1-like; the encoded protein is MLRNMKAFVHLFFALAILAVAYAFDQCPKVNGEYVERLANPVDCRTFFKCETGVPILQECPKGLEYNAQLEVCDWPESANCLTAEYFGKY